The proteins below come from a single Chryseobacterium sp. MA9 genomic window:
- a CDS encoding HD family hydrolase, producing MKIQKEIDFILAVDALKNVQRRNYNADDSRRENTAEHSWQIIILAQILYPYAKNRADIDLLRVIRMLSIHDLVEIEAGDTFIFDEKAMVGKFDREKASAQKIFGILDEPLRTEFFNLWLEFEDEKTPDAIFACGIDRIMPFILNSHTSGKSWTEAGVTEKQIRNMLENAISRASDEMGEAFELLLNRSLETEKVVK from the coding sequence ATGAAAATTCAGAAAGAGATTGATTTTATCCTGGCAGTGGATGCCTTGAAAAATGTACAGCGAAGAAATTATAATGCTGACGATTCCCGAAGAGAGAATACTGCGGAACACTCCTGGCAGATCATCATTCTGGCTCAGATTCTTTATCCATATGCTAAAAACCGTGCAGATATTGATCTGTTGAGAGTGATAAGAATGCTTTCCATTCACGATTTGGTAGAGATAGAAGCTGGAGACACCTTTATTTTTGATGAAAAAGCAATGGTTGGGAAGTTTGACAGAGAAAAGGCATCTGCCCAAAAGATTTTCGGAATACTGGATGAACCTTTGCGTACAGAGTTCTTCAATCTATGGCTAGAGTTTGAAGATGAGAAAACCCCTGATGCTATTTTTGCCTGTGGAATAGATAGAATCATGCCATTTATCTTAAATTCCCATACTTCAGGAAAAAGCTGGACGGAAGCCGGAGTGACAGAAAAACAAATCCGGAATATGCTTGAAAATGCAATCAGCAGAGCATCGGATGAAATGGGAGAGGCTTTTGAACTTTTATTAAACAGAAGTCTGGAAACGGAAAAAGTTGTGAAATAA
- a CDS encoding acyl-CoA thioesterase gives MTTEERIEASETRIFKAVFPNTTNHYDTLFGGTAMQLMDEVAFITATRFARKRVVTVSSDKIDFKKPIPAGTIVELIGKVSYVGKTSMKVNVEIYTEQMYSYEREKAIVGDFTFVAIDEFKKPIQIL, from the coding sequence ATGACTACAGAAGAAAGAATTGAAGCATCCGAAACCAGAATCTTTAAAGCGGTTTTCCCTAACACAACCAATCATTACGATACCCTTTTTGGTGGTACGGCTATGCAGCTGATGGACGAAGTAGCTTTTATTACCGCTACCAGATTTGCCAGAAAAAGAGTGGTAACAGTAAGCAGTGACAAGATCGATTTCAAAAAACCTATTCCAGCCGGAACTATTGTTGAGCTGATCGGAAAAGTTTCATACGTGGGAAAAACCAGTATGAAAGTAAATGTTGAGATCTATACCGAGCAGATGTATTCCTATGAAAGAGAAAAGGCCATTGTAGGTGATTTTACTTTTGTAGCGATTGACGAATTCAAGAAACCAATCCAGATACTATAA
- a CDS encoding 1-acyl-sn-glycerol-3-phosphate acyltransferase, with the protein MKKLIGKAMLKILGWKVVLQGDVNSLNRCILVVAPHTHNMEYILGNFAYWSLEKPLKIIIKDAHTKAWYGGLVKGLGGIGIDRSQKNDLVNFVANQFSKEDFSLVITPEGTRSWVPKWRKGFYHMALAAKVPIVLAAGDFKRNIVYLGYTIPYERIASVPFSEIMQEIQDYYIKNDIVPKVPENWNPNIMGTGTE; encoded by the coding sequence ATGAAAAAGCTGATAGGCAAAGCAATGTTAAAAATATTAGGTTGGAAGGTCGTTCTGCAGGGCGATGTCAACAGCCTGAACAGGTGTATCCTAGTAGTAGCACCTCACACCCATAATATGGAATACATTTTAGGAAATTTCGCCTATTGGTCACTGGAAAAACCTTTAAAAATCATCATTAAAGACGCTCACACCAAAGCCTGGTACGGAGGTCTTGTAAAGGGTCTTGGCGGTATTGGTATAGACAGAAGCCAGAAAAATGATCTGGTGAATTTTGTAGCCAATCAGTTTTCAAAAGAAGATTTCAGTCTTGTTATTACCCCGGAAGGAACAAGAAGCTGGGTTCCGAAATGGAGAAAAGGGTTCTATCACATGGCATTGGCAGCAAAAGTACCTATTGTACTGGCAGCAGGTGATTTCAAAAGAAATATTGTTTATCTGGGTTATACAATTCCGTACGAAAGAATAGCATCTGTCCCTTTTTCAGAAATCATGCAGGAAATTCAGGACTATTATATCAAAAATGACATTGTCCCTAAAGTCCCTGAAAATTGGAATCCTAATATTATGGGAACCGGAACTGAATAG
- a CDS encoding tetratricopeptide repeat protein yields the protein MNTKIIFLSFIVAISFSGFLFGQENYRNLVHEGNQKFDGKDYDGASSKYMEAIKSNDKDFTAHYNMGNALYKSKKYEEAKAEFEKAEKLSQTLPDKTAALHNLGNAYMQMNQPEKAADFYKKALKQDPYSEVTRKNYEIAKLKEKEKEQQKNQQNNSGKGGGGNDQNKGDDQKGDKDKKQDQGNGPQNEGKSDQGDNPKQNQNNEGRMPKNLENAILDKINEKEKETARRILNKNSYSMPESNEKDW from the coding sequence ATGAATACTAAAATCATATTTTTATCGTTTATTGTTGCCATCTCATTCTCAGGCTTCTTGTTTGGGCAGGAAAACTACAGAAATTTAGTTCATGAAGGTAACCAGAAATTTGACGGTAAAGATTATGACGGTGCCTCCTCAAAATATATGGAAGCAATAAAATCCAATGATAAAGATTTTACTGCTCATTATAATATGGGGAATGCACTCTATAAAAGTAAAAAATACGAAGAGGCAAAGGCAGAGTTTGAAAAAGCTGAAAAACTTTCACAAACACTTCCTGATAAGACTGCCGCTCTTCATAATTTAGGGAATGCTTATATGCAGATGAACCAGCCGGAAAAAGCTGCTGATTTTTATAAGAAAGCTTTGAAGCAGGATCCCTACAGTGAGGTAACCAGAAAAAATTATGAGATTGCCAAACTGAAAGAGAAAGAAAAAGAACAACAAAAGAACCAGCAGAATAACTCAGGAAAAGGTGGCGGCGGAAATGATCAGAACAAAGGTGATGATCAGAAAGGCGACAAAGATAAAAAACAGGATCAGGGAAATGGCCCGCAAAACGAAGGTAAAAGCGACCAAGGTGATAATCCTAAGCAGAATCAGAATAATGAAGGCAGAATGCCTAAGAATCTTGAAAATGCAATCTTAGATAAAATAAACGAAAAAGAAAAAGAAACCGCCAGAAGAATTTTAAACAAAAATTCTTATTCGATGCCTGAAAGCAACGAGAAAGATTGGTGA
- a CDS encoding BatD family protein gives MQHKLIYILLTLASVITYGQVNLTLDADKSEYGGKDIVNLTIVLELNGSDLVQQTGFQLPDLSKFNIIGSGSVTNTVIDPATNTLITQKVSRIALEPKKKGKIKIGSVLVTVNNRIYKTEPFDVNIRDIVDRRSLAANTSNDVYLNMEIDDREVYQDQPTVAVLRVYSRNMDNLRKVKNIHLPEQDNINVHPINFDKSEIDPSGYGNMPSQVLAMFMVFPNEAGYVEVPGVSASVSTYSNKTKIVSNKVKINVRKLPEGAPECFKNAVGNFNVNVYNASKEKPEAKKPLNVVVKVSGEGNLPDMELPKIAASPDYEVFPPKITTKVSPGTAGMKGEILANYVIIPKKSGIISIKTEQFAFFDPENKEYVDLGQKTLDLNAFSHDQILEARSTVEKVNEYTNNLLETVNTPVLKTTSFKVKEKSKFHWDILLTNIAILVSLFVAYLLFKNWQKKRTLVRETIPSKPLGSVAETEKEIRELLKTDINDYFGYLENLKDNGEYEKFFTTLEELDQEVRSQYFQGSAAEFKTFLEKHKGASVAEEYNKLQQKVQMEKYNPVKSADALEELLKTIVNLYSQISK, from the coding sequence ATGCAACACAAATTGATTTACATATTGCTTACCCTCGCATCCGTAATTACTTACGGACAGGTAAATCTTACTCTGGATGCTGATAAATCTGAGTATGGAGGGAAAGATATTGTAAACCTTACCATTGTTCTTGAACTTAACGGAAGTGACCTTGTACAACAGACAGGTTTCCAGCTTCCGGATCTTTCAAAATTTAATATTATAGGAAGTGGATCTGTTACCAATACTGTGATTGATCCTGCTACCAATACTTTAATTACTCAAAAAGTATCGAGAATTGCTCTTGAACCTAAGAAAAAAGGGAAAATAAAAATCGGTTCAGTTCTGGTTACGGTAAACAACAGAATCTACAAGACAGAACCTTTCGATGTTAATATCCGTGACATTGTTGATAGAAGATCATTAGCTGCCAATACCTCCAATGATGTCTATCTGAATATGGAGATTGATGACCGGGAAGTCTATCAGGATCAACCTACCGTTGCTGTTCTTAGAGTATATTCAAGAAATATGGATAACCTGAGAAAGGTGAAAAATATCCATCTTCCGGAGCAGGATAATATCAACGTACATCCTATTAATTTTGATAAATCCGAGATAGATCCATCCGGATATGGGAATATGCCTTCACAGGTATTGGCCATGTTTATGGTATTTCCTAATGAAGCCGGATATGTGGAAGTACCTGGAGTATCAGCTTCTGTAAGTACCTATTCTAATAAAACCAAAATTGTTTCCAATAAAGTAAAAATTAATGTAAGAAAGCTTCCTGAGGGAGCTCCTGAATGTTTTAAAAATGCTGTTGGAAACTTTAATGTCAACGTATATAATGCTTCCAAAGAAAAGCCGGAAGCCAAAAAGCCATTGAATGTTGTAGTGAAAGTTTCGGGCGAAGGTAACTTACCGGATATGGAACTTCCTAAAATTGCTGCATCTCCGGATTATGAAGTTTTTCCTCCGAAAATTACCACTAAAGTTTCTCCGGGAACTGCGGGAATGAAGGGCGAGATTCTGGCTAATTATGTCATTATTCCAAAAAAATCCGGGATAATTTCTATTAAAACTGAACAATTTGCTTTCTTTGATCCTGAAAATAAAGAATATGTAGATCTGGGACAAAAAACACTGGATCTGAATGCCTTTTCTCATGATCAGATTCTGGAAGCCCGCTCTACGGTAGAAAAAGTAAATGAGTATACCAATAACCTTCTGGAGACGGTGAATACTCCAGTTTTAAAAACTACTTCCTTTAAAGTAAAAGAAAAAAGTAAATTCCATTGGGATATCCTTTTAACGAATATTGCCATTCTGGTAAGTTTATTTGTTGCTTATCTGTTATTTAAAAATTGGCAAAAAAAACGTACATTAGTTAGGGAAACTATACCGTCAAAACCTTTAGGTTCAGTGGCTGAAACAGAAAAAGAGATCAGAGAATTGCTGAAAACAGATATCAATGATTATTTCGGATATCTGGAAAATCTTAAAGATAACGGTGAGTACGAAAAGTTCTTTACGACACTGGAGGAATTGGATCAGGAAGTGAGAAGTCAGTATTTTCAAGGCTCTGCAGCAGAGTTTAAGACTTTTCTTGAAAAACACAAAGGAGCTTCAGTTGCAGAGGAATACAACAAATTGCAGCAGAAAGTTCAGATGGAGAAATACAATCCTGTGAAATCTGCTGATGCACTTGAAGAACTTTTGAAAACAATTGTTAATTTATATTCACAAATTAGCAAATAA
- a CDS encoding PspC domain-containing protein: MNKTLSIGLAGFSFTIEEHAYIKLSDYLNALRSSLDASEADEVMHDIEIRMVEIFKDSLGKREVINDTDVEKVIAQIGSPEKIEEQEEAYFSEKTSTRNTNSGNNYTDKKQLFRDPEKQKIAGVCAGLAQYVGMDITTMRAIWLGIFVLGIFTAAISSSLIGLLYVILWIVLPKAETAADFLKMQGKPMNFDNLKNESNKLVQFANESTQRVGEIYNENKPYINNAGSGVWNVFKYIVGGFFVLMAVGSIIGVFVLFGLFGMDTDFPGANEIRFYMDDQGLDKVLAAMMVIGSLIPAILFSLLSIKIFSPKTKLRNIGWVVGGLFLLLIGLGTYFGISMAKKDMIYRGSKEDVENVAINTTSDTVYVDVKQVNIPQNFKAYNNDIYSDKRSVYEEDYISVDVTRKPDIKTPYLIIKKEGKGYNFPIQLTVPVEVVNNKILLPNYIKYPYEHRFRDYSLDYELVVPQKTVVISMKKDGIHIDGDLDGDGINDSDQDSDEDHNGVRIEKNKITVNGSSIEYNSDDQDSIIVNGKKVPNNQAKKVIDSAVSNIKKSNKDMDIKIKDGKNEISIQTK, encoded by the coding sequence ATGAACAAGACACTCTCAATAGGACTCGCAGGTTTTTCTTTTACAATAGAAGAACACGCATATATAAAGCTCAGCGATTACCTGAACGCACTGAGAAGCTCACTGGATGCTTCTGAGGCTGATGAGGTAATGCATGACATAGAAATAAGAATGGTGGAGATTTTCAAAGATTCTCTGGGAAAACGTGAAGTAATTAACGATACCGATGTAGAAAAGGTAATCGCACAGATCGGAAGCCCAGAAAAAATTGAAGAACAGGAAGAGGCTTATTTTTCTGAAAAAACATCTACCAGAAATACCAATTCAGGAAACAATTATACCGATAAGAAACAACTGTTCCGTGACCCGGAAAAACAAAAAATAGCAGGGGTTTGCGCAGGTTTGGCTCAATATGTAGGAATGGATATTACCACAATGAGAGCAATCTGGCTGGGAATCTTCGTATTAGGAATTTTTACAGCAGCTATTTCATCTTCACTGATCGGTCTTTTATATGTAATCCTTTGGATCGTACTTCCAAAAGCTGAAACAGCAGCAGATTTCCTGAAAATGCAGGGAAAGCCTATGAACTTCGACAATCTTAAGAATGAGTCTAATAAATTGGTTCAGTTTGCCAATGAATCTACTCAGAGGGTCGGAGAAATATACAACGAAAACAAACCTTACATCAATAATGCAGGAAGCGGAGTTTGGAATGTATTCAAATATATTGTAGGAGGATTCTTCGTATTGATGGCTGTAGGAAGCATTATCGGAGTATTTGTATTATTCGGTCTTTTCGGGATGGATACAGACTTTCCAGGTGCCAATGAAATCAGATTCTATATGGATGATCAGGGACTTGATAAAGTATTGGCAGCCATGATGGTAATCGGAAGCTTAATACCGGCAATCCTTTTCAGCTTATTAAGCATCAAGATTTTCTCTCCAAAAACAAAACTGAGAAACATCGGATGGGTAGTAGGAGGTTTATTCCTTCTTCTGATCGGATTGGGAACTTACTTCGGAATAAGCATGGCTAAGAAAGACATGATCTATAGAGGAAGCAAGGAAGACGTAGAGAATGTTGCCATCAACACTACTTCAGATACAGTGTATGTGGATGTAAAGCAAGTTAACATTCCTCAGAACTTCAAAGCATATAATAATGATATTTATTCTGATAAAAGATCTGTTTATGAAGAAGATTATATCTCAGTAGATGTAACAAGAAAACCAGATATTAAAACACCATATCTGATCATCAAAAAAGAAGGAAAGGGTTATAATTTCCCAATCCAGCTGACAGTTCCTGTAGAAGTTGTAAACAATAAGATACTACTTCCAAACTATATCAAATATCCATATGAGCATAGATTCAGAGACTATAGCCTGGATTATGAACTTGTAGTTCCACAGAAAACAGTGGTTATCTCCATGAAAAAAGACGGTATTCATATAGATGGAGACTTAGACGGAGACGGTATCAATGACAGTGATCAGGATAGTGATGAAGACCACAATGGTGTTAGAATTGAAAAAAATAAGATCACTGTAAACGGTTCCAGTATCGAATACAACTCTGATGATCAAGACAGTATCATCGTAAACGGTAAAAAAGTTCCGAACAACCAGGCAAAGAAAGTAATTGATTCCGCAGTGTCCAATATCAAAAAATCTAATAAAGATATGGACATCAAGATCAAAGACGGAAAAAACGAAATTTCCATACAAACTAAATAA
- a CDS encoding chorismate-binding protein: MIYFKLPFDERLLSADEKNIKNAVNFYSYNGLDQISFHGNIVEVNSEEFDHILITNEELINDSTNSAAESKEEYCKTLQEVIEVIKENNLPKLVYSRRKIFTDFNTIDYKESFKNLCQSYPNAFRYIFNDGENAWMGAFSEVLGKFNKLTHEFETMALAGTLPVSEDWSEKEVEEQKPVTTYIQNILKNYSDDMQQSDTYDHISGNIKHLRTDFKTRIKPEELDKLIQDLHPTPAVCGIPKDFCNENIRKYEKFPREFYAGYIKIETEESILYFVNLRCARLYKNAAHVFVGGGITAQSNPEKEWTETELKSEAILKNLAIS; this comes from the coding sequence ATGATTTATTTCAAACTTCCTTTCGACGAAAGACTACTGTCTGCCGATGAAAAAAATATAAAAAATGCAGTCAATTTTTATTCCTACAATGGTCTAGATCAGATCAGCTTCCATGGAAATATTGTTGAAGTTAATTCTGAAGAATTTGATCATATTTTGATCACAAACGAAGAGTTAATCAATGACTCAACAAATTCTGCTGCTGAATCTAAGGAAGAATACTGTAAAACATTGCAGGAAGTGATTGAGGTGATTAAAGAAAACAATCTTCCTAAGCTGGTTTACTCAAGAAGGAAAATCTTTACAGACTTTAATACCATTGACTATAAAGAAAGTTTTAAAAATCTTTGTCAGTCTTATCCTAATGCTTTCAGATATATTTTTAATGATGGTGAGAATGCCTGGATGGGTGCTTTTTCCGAGGTATTGGGGAAATTCAATAAGTTGACCCATGAATTTGAAACCATGGCTCTGGCAGGTACTCTTCCGGTCTCTGAGGACTGGTCTGAAAAAGAAGTTGAAGAGCAAAAACCTGTAACAACCTATATTCAGAACATTCTTAAAAATTATTCTGACGACATGCAGCAGTCGGACACCTATGATCATATTTCCGGTAATATAAAACATTTAAGAACGGATTTTAAAACCCGTATTAAGCCGGAAGAGCTTGATAAGCTTATTCAGGATCTGCACCCTACTCCTGCTGTCTGTGGAATTCCCAAAGATTTCTGCAACGAAAACATCCGTAAATACGAGAAATTTCCACGTGAATTTTATGCCGGCTATATTAAGATTGAAACCGAAGAGAGTATTCTGTACTTTGTGAATCTGCGTTGCGCAAGACTTTATAAAAACGCTGCACATGTTTTTGTAGGAGGTGGAATTACAGCTCAAAGCAACCCGGAAAAAGAATGGACGGAAACGGAACTGAAGTCTGAGGCAATATTGAAAAATCTGGCTATTTCTTAG
- a CDS encoding VWA domain-containing protein, with protein sequence MSWSLGNYWYLFLLLLLPLLASFLIRFLKWRNRKREIFAASQFHDNLFEKRSGFTRFFPALYLLGTLFLIFSIIDLLNGSEEVKSTQKLNNVIFMLDVSNSMNAEDIDPSRLTEAKNLMLATMKKMNNDKVGIVIFAGHAMSIMPLTTDYNSAETYISGIETNSMQIQGTDFLKGMQAAVEKFKNVSKGSRKIILLSDGEDNEGNDNAAIRLANKEGISITSVGIGTDEGAPVPEYVFGQLMGYKTDVNGGTVISKRQTEALKKMAESTDGTYIDGNNINEAPDRIVDAVNKKAAGAETMVKSQNANHYYQYFLGVSILFFFLIYIFNPKKDFNV encoded by the coding sequence ATGAGTTGGTCTTTAGGAAATTATTGGTATTTATTTTTACTGTTGCTTCTGCCGCTGTTAGCTTCCTTTTTGATCCGTTTCTTAAAATGGAGAAATAGGAAAAGGGAAATTTTTGCAGCCAGTCAGTTTCACGATAACTTATTTGAAAAGAGATCAGGATTTACCAGGTTTTTTCCAGCATTATATTTATTGGGAACACTGTTTTTGATATTCTCCATCATTGACCTTTTGAATGGTTCGGAAGAGGTGAAAAGTACCCAGAAACTGAACAATGTGATCTTTATGCTGGATGTATCCAATTCTATGAATGCTGAGGATATAGACCCTAGCCGTCTTACGGAGGCTAAAAATCTGATGTTGGCTACCATGAAGAAAATGAATAATGACAAGGTAGGTATTGTCATCTTTGCAGGACATGCAATGTCTATCATGCCTCTGACAACAGATTATAATTCTGCAGAGACTTATATCAGCGGGATTGAAACAAATTCTATGCAGATTCAGGGAACAGATTTTCTGAAAGGGATGCAGGCTGCTGTGGAGAAATTTAAAAATGTAAGCAAAGGGTCCAGAAAAATCATCTTATTAAGTGATGGTGAAGATAATGAAGGAAATGATAATGCGGCTATAAGATTAGCCAATAAAGAAGGAATAAGCATTACTTCTGTAGGAATCGGTACAGATGAAGGTGCTCCGGTTCCGGAGTATGTATTTGGACAATTGATGGGATACAAAACAGATGTGAACGGAGGAACTGTTATTTCAAAGAGACAGACTGAAGCTTTAAAGAAAATGGCAGAATCTACAGACGGAACTTATATTGACGGTAACAATATCAATGAAGCTCCGGACAGAATTGTCGATGCAGTCAATAAAAAAGCTGCAGGTGCCGAAACCATGGTAAAATCACAGAATGCCAACCATTATTATCAATATTTTCTTGGAGTATCTATTCTGTTTTTCTTTTTAATTTATATTTTTAATCCTAAAAAAGATTTTAATGTATAG
- a CDS encoding PaaI family thioesterase, with the protein MKGQTKEEILAFINNWGDVTLAKTLEIKFIDIDLENETLTATMPVLPRTHQPFGIMHGGASCVLAETLGSSLSNIFIDGEKYYGVGTNINSNHLRSKKDGIVTATARFIRKGKTMHVSEIEIRDEKGVLINHTTMTNNIINR; encoded by the coding sequence ATGAAAGGTCAGACAAAAGAAGAAATATTAGCATTCATCAATAACTGGGGTGATGTAACTCTTGCAAAAACTCTTGAAATAAAATTCATTGATATTGATCTGGAAAATGAAACCCTTACCGCCACTATGCCTGTCCTTCCAAGAACGCATCAGCCATTTGGAATCATGCACGGAGGAGCAAGCTGTGTTTTGGCTGAAACTTTAGGTTCAAGCCTGTCTAATATCTTTATCGATGGTGAAAAGTATTACGGGGTAGGAACCAATATCAATTCTAATCATTTAAGAAGCAAAAAGGATGGAATTGTAACCGCTACAGCACGTTTTATCCGAAAAGGGAAAACCATGCACGTTTCAGAAATTGAAATCCGTGACGAAAAAGGAGTTCTTATCAATCATACAACAATGACTAATAATATCATCAATAGATAA
- a CDS encoding PadR family transcriptional regulator, with translation MNTENTKAQMRKGILEFCILSLINNREMYVSDLIDELKKGKLDVVEGTLYPLLTRLKNGEFLSYRWEESTGGPPRKYYQITEKGKLFLDELQNTWNELTASVNNITQQN, from the coding sequence ATGAATACCGAAAATACCAAAGCGCAAATGCGAAAAGGAATTCTGGAATTCTGTATTCTAAGTCTCATCAATAATCGCGAAATGTATGTTTCTGATCTTATTGATGAACTGAAAAAAGGAAAACTGGATGTAGTGGAAGGAACCCTCTACCCTCTTCTTACAAGACTTAAAAACGGAGAGTTTCTCTCTTACAGATGGGAAGAATCTACAGGAGGGCCACCCAGAAAATATTATCAGATCACAGAAAAAGGAAAACTTTTCCTGGATGAACTTCAAAACACATGGAATGAGCTGACAGCCTCAGTAAACAACATCACCCAACAAAATTAA
- a CDS encoding MarC family protein, producing MEIFDGFSFKEIVTSFMVLFAVIDIIGSVPIIVSLQQKFGQIEAGKAAITAGAIMIVFLFVGNKILKLIGVDVNSFAIAGAFVIFVIALEMILGIEINKTTEAKAASIVPIAFPLVAGAGTLTTALSLRAEFHDINIIFGIILNTIFVYLVLKSAKWLERKIGDATLMILQKVFGIILLAISIKLFTANFAQLVQNYINF from the coding sequence ATGGAAATTTTTGATGGTTTCTCTTTTAAAGAGATCGTTACCAGCTTTATGGTTCTTTTTGCCGTTATCGATATTATCGGCTCAGTTCCCATTATAGTAAGTCTTCAGCAGAAGTTTGGACAGATTGAGGCTGGAAAGGCTGCAATCACTGCTGGTGCTATTATGATTGTTTTCCTTTTCGTAGGAAATAAGATCCTTAAACTTATTGGAGTAGACGTAAATTCTTTTGCCATTGCCGGTGCTTTTGTGATTTTTGTCATAGCCCTGGAAATGATTTTAGGAATTGAAATTAATAAAACAACCGAAGCAAAGGCCGCATCTATTGTACCCATCGCATTTCCGCTGGTTGCGGGAGCTGGAACCTTAACCACGGCACTGTCTCTGAGAGCTGAATTTCATGATATTAATATTATCTTCGGAATTATTCTTAATACAATTTTCGTATATTTGGTGCTGAAATCAGCGAAATGGTTGGAGAGAAAAATTGGGGATGCTACTTTGATGATCCTTCAGAAAGTTTTCGGAATTATCCTTTTGGCAATTTCAATTAAATTATTCACCGCAAATTTTGCACAGTTGGTGCAGAATTATATTAATTTTTAA
- a CDS encoding VWA domain-containing protein — MFNFEFYSPWFLLLFLLFIPLFIKDAGRRKRKGIKVPTIKNMDHSDGIQGVLFLLKISKYIILSALIIAMARPRTFTISQDRDDTKGVDIMLSIDVSLSMLAKDLNPDRITALKDIAVKFVQKRPNDRIGVVAYAAEAFTKVPVTSDHQVVVDEIKNLNSAGLEPGTAIGEGLSVAVNHLIKSKAKSKVVILMTDGVSNIQNAIPPQVAAELAKNNNIKVYAIGIGTNGYALMPTSQDIFGDLIFTETEVTIDENTLKEIAQTTGGKYFRATSNSSLEEIYDEINQLEKSDVKVSKLYNYEEYFKIFLWIALGMLVFDALLRWVFYKILS; from the coding sequence ATGTTTAATTTTGAGTTTTACAGCCCATGGTTCTTACTGCTTTTTCTGCTGTTTATCCCACTTTTTATTAAAGATGCCGGGAGACGCAAAAGAAAAGGTATAAAAGTGCCTACCATAAAAAATATGGACCATAGCGATGGAATCCAGGGCGTACTTTTTTTACTGAAAATCTCAAAGTATATCATTCTTTCTGCTTTGATTATTGCCATGGCAAGACCGAGAACGTTTACGATTTCGCAGGACAGGGATGATACAAAAGGAGTGGATATTATGCTGTCCATTGACGTTTCTTTAAGTATGCTCGCGAAAGATCTGAATCCAGACAGAATTACAGCATTGAAAGATATTGCCGTAAAATTTGTTCAGAAACGTCCTAATGACAGGATTGGAGTGGTAGCATATGCTGCAGAAGCCTTTACCAAAGTTCCGGTTACTTCAGATCATCAGGTGGTGGTTGATGAAATTAAAAACCTGAATTCTGCAGGTCTTGAACCTGGTACGGCTATCGGAGAAGGTCTTTCTGTTGCAGTAAATCATTTGATTAAAAGTAAAGCTAAAAGTAAGGTGGTCATCCTGATGACAGATGGGGTAAGCAATATTCAGAATGCTATTCCTCCACAGGTTGCTGCTGAACTGGCAAAAAATAACAATATAAAGGTATATGCAATCGGAATCGGGACCAATGGTTATGCTCTGATGCCGACATCGCAGGACATCTTTGGAGATCTTATCTTTACGGAAACCGAGGTGACCATTGATGAAAATACCTTGAAAGAAATTGCACAGACTACGGGAGGAAAATACTTCAGAGCAACCTCAAACAGTAGTCTGGAAGAAATATACGATGAGATCAACCAACTGGAAAAATCTGATGTGAAAGTTTCCAAACTGTACAATTACGAAGAATATTTCAAAATATTCCTTTGGATTGCTTTAGGAATGCTGGTGTTTGATGCATTGTTGAGATGGGTGTTTTATAAAATTTTAAGCTGA